TTCTGTAAAAAACCTCTCAGCTTAACTCACCAATTTCGGAATCAAGAAAATATCCAAAATCATGGAAACCATCGTTGTGGTGTGAATGAGCGCCGAACCCCAAAGGTTGCGCGTGTTGGCTACCAAATAACCGCCGATGATGCCGATTGGCATGGCCATCATGGCCATCAACCCGCGCTCGAACAGGCCGACCGGCGCAACCGCAAAGTGATTGACCATATACAAAATCGTGGTGATTGCCACCACCAAATGTTTGTTCAAGCCTTTTTCAAGCAGCGCGGAAAAAAGAATCCCGCGCCAAAGGAACTCTTCGGCCAAAATGAGCAGCGGGAAAAGATACAGCATGTTCATGCCTACCAAAATTTCTTCCATTTGTGCCATCGGTTCGCCGCCACCTTTCAAATACATGTAAGTGTTGGCCACATCCATCACAAACAAAAAGCCGCCGATAATACCACCCCATTTCAAGCTTTTGCCGAGATTTTCCGTTGAAATGAACATCTCTTTCCACTCGCCCGTGTTTTTGCCGTGCCAAAGCACGATACCGATACCGCCTAACACATAAATGAACAGCGCCGGCCATTCGCCTGCTGGCGTGAAATGACCGATAAGCCCACTCACCCAAATAACGCCGGTTAAAATCAACGAAAGTTGAAGCCGCTTTTCGTATAAGCTTTCCTTAAAGCCGGCGTTAGAAAATCTTGTTTGCTCCATATTTTCCCCCATTAGAAAAATTGATGGTATTGGTTTTTGCTATTTAAAATGCCCGAAAGGTTCAAATATAGAATAAGTTACAGAAATCACGCGGGCGAAAGGCAAAAAAAAATAAACGGCCACGATGACAAGTGAAAACCCGTGTTGGTCTGAGCGTGGAATGTTTCCGAAGCGCAAAAAGATAAACGATTGAATGACAACATTCCCGTGTCGTGCGAACTGATGCCGGAAAGCAAAGGGCAGACACACGGGGTCTGCCCCGCCTTCAATCGCCGCTCTCCGCTGCCAGCATGGTTTGAAATTCCGCTTCGGTAACGATTTTCACGCCGAGCTTTTCGGCTTTTGCCAATTTGCCGCCCGCCTCTTTTCCGGCGACGACGAGCGAGGTTTTCTTGCTCACGGTGGAAGTTACCTTGCCGCCGCGTTCGCCGACTTTTGCTGCCGCGTCGTCGCGGGTGAAGTTTTCGAGCGAGCCGGTGAAAACGACCGTCATGCCGGCAAAGGTTTGCGGCGCGTCGGGCGATTTTTTGTCCGATGCCAAGCGTAAGCCCGCCCGTTCCAATTTGCCGAGCAGTTCTTGCACTTGCGGCTTGGTGAAAAACAGGGCGACGCTTTTCGCAATCGTTTCGCCGATTTCCTCCGTTTCGCAAAGTTCGGCTTGCGACGCGCTTTTGATAGTATCGAGTGAAGTAAATCGGTCGGCCAAAATGCTTGCCGTTCGGCGACCGACATAGCGAATGCCGAGCGCAAAAATCAGCCGTTCAAACGAGCGAGATTTGCTCGCCTCGATGCCGTTCAAAAGATTTTGCGCGGATTTTTCGGCAAATCGCTCCAATGCCAAAAGCGCCGTTTTTTCGATAAAATAAAGGTCGCCCGGATCGCCGATGAGACCCGCGCCGAGCAACTGCTCGACGACGGCCTCACCAAGCCCCTCGATGTCCATCGCGTGGCGCGAGGCGAAATGCACCAGCCGCGCCTTGCGCTGAGCCGGGCAGCCGAATTCGTTCGGACAATAATAAATGACTTCGTTTTCGGGATGCTCGAGCGGCGTGCCGCACGACGGGCAGGTTGAGAGCGGCTCAATCGTGCGGGCTTCCGGCGGACGCTTTTCCGCGACGACTCCGACGACTTTCGGAATTACATCGCCCGATTTTTCGATGATGACCCTGTCGCCGATGTGCAAATCGAGCCGGCGAATTTCGTCAAGGTTGTGCAGCGTGGAGCGCGAAATCACGGAGCCGGAAAGCTTCACGGGCTGAAGCTCGGCAACCGGCGTAATCGCGCCCGTTCGCCCGACCTGAAAAACGACATTTTCCAAAACGGTTTCCGCCCGCCGCGCGGCGTATTTGTAGGCAATCGCCCAGCGTGGACTTTTGGAAGTCGCCCCGAGCAATTCTTGATAGCGCACATTATTCAGTTTAATCACCGCGCCGTCGATTTCGTAGGCGAGCGCATCGCGCTTGTTTTCCCACTCGTCCAAAAACGCTTGGATGTCCTGAAGCGAGCGGCAGGTTCGGTGGGCTTCGCCGGTGTAAAAGCCCAGTTCGGCAAGTTTTTCCAATCGCTCGCCGTGCGAAAGGTCGGCGAAGGGACGGCCGTCCAAATAATACGCCACCATCGTGAGGCGGCGTTTGGCGACCTCGCGCGAATCCTGTTGTTTGAGCGTGCCGGCGGTGGCGTTGCGCGGATTGGCAAATTGCTCGGACTCGTCGCGCTCGGCGTTGATTTTTTCAAAATCCGCTTTGGTCATGAACACCTCGCCGCGCACTTCGATGTCGCCCGAGCCGTTCCACTTCTCTGTATCGAATGCCGAACCGGATGCGGGCGCACGCAGACGGAGCGGAATCGTGCGGACGGTTTTCAGGTTGGCGGTAATCTCGTCGCCTTGCGAGCCGTCGCCGCGTGTCGCGCCTTGCACAAGCAGGCCGTCACGATAAATCAAGCTGACGGCCACGCCGTCGTATTTGAGTTCCGCCGTAAAATCATACGCCTGCACGCCCTCGCTTTCCAGCGACTTGGCGACGCGGGCTAAAAAATCGCCGAGTTCGCCGAGGTTGTAGGTGTTCGAGAGGCTAAGCATTCGGGTTTTGTGCCGAACAATCGGAAAGTTTTTCGTAACCTCGCCGCCGACGCGCTGCGACGGGCTGTCGGGCGTAACAAGGTCGGGATATTTCGCTTCCAACTCGGCAAGCGTTCTCAGCAGCGCATCAAAGTCGTAATCGGAAATCTTGGGTTTGGCGAGATTATAATAATTATAATTATGCTCGTTGATTTCCCTGCGCAACGCACGGATTTTCGCTTCAGCTTCAGATTTGTTCATTTTAGCGGCGGTCAACTGTTTTTTGATTTTATGCGAAAATACGGAAATCTCGCTTTCAAACCCCGCTTAAAACGCGCCGGCTTTTGTTGCACGATTTTCAGGTGTTTTTCCTAATTTTCAGAAACATTGTTCTGATAACGCAACGCATCCCCCAAAACCATGCAAGCTTATCCCTCCGTGCGGCTGCTCTTTTTGAGCATCGCTGGCATTTTGCTTGGCGAAGCGTTTCCCGCTTATGCCAAAATTTATTTATGCGCCGCTGCTGGACTTGGCGCATTGTCGTTTTTTCTTGCCGTTTTTGACTTGTTTTTTAAGCGTTATGTTTTTCTAAAAAGTTGGCCAGCGAGCTATATTTTTTCTGTGATATTTTCGTTTGCAGCGCTCATTTCTTTCCAAGAAACCCGCGTTTCGCACAATTCCATTTTGCACTATCTCAATGACGAGCACTGGATAAAAGGGAAAATTTTGGGCAAACCGAACATCTCGGAAAACCATGCTTATTGGGACATGGAAGTTCGGGAAATCATCGTTGAAATTGATACGCTTCCGGTTTCGGGAAAAGTGCGCGTGTGGCAAAGTTCGCCGCGAAAGCTTGATATAGCGCTTCAAGATGGCGAGTTCGTTTGGGCTTTTGGCAAACTCAAATTGCCTGAGCCCACCCAAAATAAAGGCGAAATTGACTTTGCGAAATATTTAGCGTCAAAAGGAATTTACGCCGAACTAAAAAGCTACGGAGAAGGAAATCTTCAGCAAATAAATGAAGTGGATTTATCCATATTTGAGCAGTTTTTGGTAAAGCCAACTTATGATTTTATCGATCATTCGATTGAAAAATTGATTCCTTTCGGCGACGAAAAATCGTTCATCAAAGCGATTTTACTTGGCGATAAAAGTGGCCTTTCCGATGAGATAAAACTGGCTTTTCAGCGCACAGGAACATTTCACGTGTTGGCGATTTCCGGTCTCCATGTTGGATTATTTGTGCTCGTTTTGGGCGCATTTTCGCAGCGATTTAAGCAATCGCGGAGTGGAAAATGGGTGGTTTTTCTCATTTCCACTTTTGTGCTTTTGCTTTACGCCGCGGTGACAGGCGCTGCGCCGCCAGTGAAACGCGCCGTTTTAATGGCGATTGTCTTTTTAGGCACAACGCTTTACGAAAAAAAGACTTACGCATTAAACACGCTCGCCTTTGCGGATTTCCTCATCCTTCTAATTTCGCCAAAAGATTTGTTTTCGCTCAGCTTTTTGCTCTCAAACGCGGCGGTGATTTCAATCATTTTACTTTACCCAAAACTCATTTCTCTTGCCATTTTTGACAACATCGAAAGCTCAAAATATTGGCTCTTGCCGCAGATTGGGGGAATTGTAAAAAATATTTGGCAAGCCATTGCTTTGACAATTTCGGCAAGTCTCGGGGTTTCGCCGATTTTGGGTTTGACCTTTGGCAGCGTTCCGTTGCTTGGTTTGCTCGCAAATTTGCCGGTCACGTTTCTCGTGTCGTTGGCGGTTTATGCCATGCTTCCCGCGCTATTTTTCAATTTGTGTTGCGCCGAGTTCGCCGCGCTTTACGCGCTTTGCGCATGGTTTTTCATCCGCGTGAGCATTCAGATTAGCAATTG
Above is a window of Chloroherpeton thalassium ATCC 35110 DNA encoding:
- a CDS encoding ComEC/Rec2 family competence protein codes for the protein MQAYPSVRLLFLSIAGILLGEAFPAYAKIYLCAAAGLGALSFFLAVFDLFFKRYVFLKSWPASYIFSVIFSFAALISFQETRVSHNSILHYLNDEHWIKGKILGKPNISENHAYWDMEVREIIVEIDTLPVSGKVRVWQSSPRKLDIALQDGEFVWAFGKLKLPEPTQNKGEIDFAKYLASKGIYAELKSYGEGNLQQINEVDLSIFEQFLVKPTYDFIDHSIEKLIPFGDEKSFIKAILLGDKSGLSDEIKLAFQRTGTFHVLAISGLHVGLFVLVLGAFSQRFKQSRSGKWVVFLISTFVLLLYAAVTGAAPPVKRAVLMAIVFLGTTLYEKKTYALNTLAFADFLILLISPKDLFSLSFLLSNAAVISIILLYPKLISLAIFDNIESSKYWLLPQIGGIVKNIWQAIALTISASLGVSPILGLTFGSVPLLGLLANLPVTFLVSLAVYAMLPALFFNLCCAEFAALYALCAWFFIRVSIQISNWFSQFSFAAISINASWLSALSFYLFIGFLFNLYNQKSRAKWTIFLLISLNFILFGKLFFEKNKEEKLIINDLRKGVSVLCKTQTESIVIDVGMSDYDATRTLKQVQVFHALPSAFLQFASSDRIITEAATAPIFSRKEHQLRLKTIGVFRPNKNVMKVMTKTQQVLFVKKVGVLKPEPFYRVSTLILHLRKFSDADEVRLREWVNFAKPERVVFSTSPFMRKSERQKLHKLIFAEARYFSPQINGQLVFD
- a CDS encoding CPBP family intramembrane glutamic endopeptidase yields the protein MEQTRFSNAGFKESLYEKRLQLSLILTGVIWVSGLIGHFTPAGEWPALFIYVLGGIGIVLWHGKNTGEWKEMFISTENLGKSLKWGGIIGGFLFVMDVANTYMYLKGGGEPMAQMEEILVGMNMLYLFPLLILAEEFLWRGILFSALLEKGLNKHLVVAITTILYMVNHFAVAPVGLFERGLMAMMAMPIGIIGGYLVANTRNLWGSALIHTTTMVSMILDIFLIPKLVS
- the ligA gene encoding NAD-dependent DNA ligase LigA, producing MNKSEAEAKIRALRREINEHNYNYYNLAKPKISDYDFDALLRTLAELEAKYPDLVTPDSPSQRVGGEVTKNFPIVRHKTRMLSLSNTYNLGELGDFLARVAKSLESEGVQAYDFTAELKYDGVAVSLIYRDGLLVQGATRGDGSQGDEITANLKTVRTIPLRLRAPASGSAFDTEKWNGSGDIEVRGEVFMTKADFEKINAERDESEQFANPRNATAGTLKQQDSREVAKRRLTMVAYYLDGRPFADLSHGERLEKLAELGFYTGEAHRTCRSLQDIQAFLDEWENKRDALAYEIDGAVIKLNNVRYQELLGATSKSPRWAIAYKYAARRAETVLENVVFQVGRTGAITPVAELQPVKLSGSVISRSTLHNLDEIRRLDLHIGDRVIIEKSGDVIPKVVGVVAEKRPPEARTIEPLSTCPSCGTPLEHPENEVIYYCPNEFGCPAQRKARLVHFASRHAMDIEGLGEAVVEQLLGAGLIGDPGDLYFIEKTALLALERFAEKSAQNLLNGIEASKSRSFERLIFALGIRYVGRRTASILADRFTSLDTIKSASQAELCETEEIGETIAKSVALFFTKPQVQELLGKLERAGLRLASDKKSPDAPQTFAGMTVVFTGSLENFTRDDAAAKVGERGGKVTSTVSKKTSLVVAGKEAGGKLAKAEKLGVKIVTEAEFQTMLAAESGD